In Rhizoctonia solani chromosome 6, complete sequence, the sequence AGTGTGCACCCAGGAAACACACAAAACGCCGGAGGGCCGGACGCTTTTCTCCCGCCACTCACTTGacattgtggctgtgtgaaCTATGGCTGTGTAGCTTACTAATGTATTCCTTATCTGGACATTCTGCAACGGGAGACTCGTATCTCCTAGAAAATCTCCCCAAattatgtatatatgcgactcaaaattcaaggaagTTTAATACAAATTATTATATACCTCTCTTCATGCAGCCATTGCTTCGTTTAAATCTCGATATCAAAGGCAATTCGCACGCCTTGCGATTCGTCGTGACGGCGCAGGAATTGCGAACATTTACAAAATTAGCCAGTTAGAAGCGATGGAACTGGCAGCTGCGGCATGAAAATCAGTCTCGTCTGAGACAATTTACAGCTGCTGGAGACACATGGGAGTCGTCCCAGATGAGTCTAACCCCTCGTCGCCCAACGTCGAGCCTAATCATCCGGCCTCAGTGCGTATACCTATCCCCAACACCGAGCTCGAGAACACCAACTACGAATATTTGGGCTTAGGCGACGCGTACATCCATCCATATGTACGCGTAATGGTGGATTATCCTGCTTATCCCGTTCCGACCGAGCAGGAACTTACCGACGAGCAAATTAGCTTGGGTATGGATAGATTGCAGCTTGAATAGCCTTGATTTTCATGACTCTTGCTTGTCTTACTGTTGTATGTATACAAATATTACACTTCGGCAATTTATTCAATAGTTTGATTAATGTTGTTGAGCTTTGGCTATGTGAGCGCGTAATAATAGCACGTTGAGACTCATCCAAGCAATACATTTTGGGCAGAACACGTGACAGTGGGCACAAAAAAGCGGCTCCGCTCATTTGTGTGTACATGTTATGAGGAAACCCCCTCGCTTAGGATTTGATTTGTCTTGTCAACCTGCAGGGTCAAGAGTCCTGACTGTACAGTACCCACTTGCTTTACAAACCGTATTTACCTAATAGGAGCCCGGCCCGAGGCCTAGTCATCCATCCAAATGAGGTCATAACATTCTGCCTACAGGTTCCTTAAAGCACCCCTGTGCTATACCAGCCCGTCGTACCTCCGGGCTGGAAAGTGCAACGCAAGATTGATTAGGAATTTGAGTATAGTATTTTCTTGTTCTGAAAACCTTGTTTTTAATAAGAGCGAGTATAGTACTCTATTGGTTCGTCTATCACCGTCTGATATATGGATCAAGGATAATTTGACAAATCTATTTATCTCTTTGGTCAAGGAGCTCGAATCTCAGGCTGTATTGTTAGGGATATAATAATAATTTTTGGGCGTTGAATCTCAGGCACGATTTTTGGTTCTTAAAATCATGTTTCACACCAAATTAACTGTCCGCCCTAAATTCATTTTGGTTGAGTAGTACATAAACCAAAGGTTGTCTCGAGTGACTCCCTCGAGACGGCATAGTGACAGTGCTTACAATCGTGTGTGGCATTACTATAGTATAAGCTGAATTAGGCAGGTGATTCTCCACGTGGCTGGTTATACTTACTCAACACACGAAAGACCACCAGCGATCTCTGCACTAGTCACCGTAATCCTATTTAGTGCATGAACACTCCAGAGCCTGGAGGACTCACAATGTCGTGGCGCCACCGATCATATGCATCCAAGTTCTATTAGGATAAGCGCCCACGAATAGGAGAAGTGGCTGTGCCCTTGGGGTGCTGGAGGTTAGAACAACGACGACCACGCGATGAACTTTTTCAAGGCTAAACAGGTGATTAACATAGTTCTGATAATATAATAAGATAAAAGCTGATGTGAACAGCGTACGCCATCTGAAATTGTGCGGGGACTGAGGGATGCGATCAACAAGCTGGACGCAGGGCCACCAGGGAGCGAGACGAGGCGCAAAGTGAGCGGCTGAATTAGCTAGATTCTTCATAGCTAACTAACATGATACAGGCTAGCGAAGATGTTACAAAAGGACTCCAACAAGTGAAGGGATTCTTACACGGTGACGGAGATCCAGGTCCAGAACTCGTCGCCCAATTAGCCACGGAGGCATATGCTGCCGATCTCCTTCCAGCACTGGTCAAGTCGTGTGCAAAGTTCGACTTTGAGGCACGCAAGGACGCGGCACAAGTCTTTTCACTGTTATTGAGGCGTCAAATAGGGAGCCGTAGTCCAACAGTCGAGTATATCGTCACAAGGGAGGTTATTGTCTTTGATGCACTCAAAGGGTGAGTTTTGTCTTGTTAAATCCATGAACAAAAGGCTGAGGGCGAGGAGATATGAGAACGAGGAAATCGCACTTAGTACCGGATTAATATTGAAAGAGATGATTAAGCACGAGCCGATTGCGAGGATACTACTCTACTCAGACCAGTGCGTTAAATTCGACATATAGGTTTATTGAGCTCATGTGTCACAGGTTTTATTCCTTCCCACACTATATCGAGGATACTACATTTGGGGTATCCTGTGATGCTTTTGCCAACCTGAAGGAAACCCTTACGAGACATAAACCGATGGTGGCCGAGTATCTTGAGGCGAATTACGATCGCGTAAGCTTTCTCCGCCAGTTTGCTACCTCTGCTAACTCGAGTCCCTAGTTCTTTACGATGTACACAAGTCTGCTAGTATCTAGCAACTATGTGACTAAACGTCAATCCCTTAAACTCTTGGGCGAGATACTATTAGACCGCGCTAATTTCAATGTCATGACGCGTTATATTGGCGTCGAGGCGAGTTTCAATTTCAGTTTTGAATACCTCTTTGATACTGACTTGGGTTTCACTTGGAAAATCGTTCTTAATGCATTTGATGTCCTTTCTCCGACACTGTTCTCCCCAAACCGACGGACCAAATTACCAAACAGGCGAACCTTaagatgatgatgaaccTTTTGCGCGATAAGAGCCGCAACATCCAATTTGAAGCTTTCCATGTGTTCAAGGTTCGTCATTTCATAATTTTTGTTCTGATATCCCGGATAGAGCAGACCTTTGGATATGGTTCGGGTGGAGTGGACTCTCAAGTTCTCATATTATGGCGGGGTGACCACTCGGACCAAGCTCAAAGGATGGAGGCTTGAATCTTTTCGGTGATGGTTGACTACGCTAGGAAGCCTGGCCCTGGTTGAGGGAATTTTGCAAGAGAGCGGTCAACCAGTGATAGCCTTTCATAGCGACGACCTGTTTGAAGCCATCAGACACTTTGCAGCATTCTTCGATCCTTTTCTCCGGTATTTGGTTGGGATCTACTACTAACAACCCTTATTATAATAGGTGTTTGTCGCCAATCCCAAGAAACCTGCACAGATTGAAGCAATCCTACGACGAAACAAAGACAAGCTACTTACTTTCCTGAGAGACTTCCATAACGATAAGGAAGACGAGCAATTTAGCGTAAGCCCTTAACTTACTTTGTATAATTTAGTTCTCATGACTTTTCCCGCCTCTGCTCCTAAACCATTTGACTGGGCTGTCCAACCGAAATATCAAATAAACCAAACAGGACGAGAAACAATTCCTAATTAGCCAGATTCAGGCACTTTGAGTGATCTCATACGCACTTATCCGCATGTAACAAGCATTTTCGTTGACTTGTTTCTGTCAACATCGCTATCCTGTACACTTAATTTACCTTGATCTTGTATAGATTAGCCGAGCTGCAATTTAAGCTGGGCGCAGAATGATCACGACAGGCCGTGGAACATGGCTATGTTCGCCGAGCAGAAAGGATAGTTTAATTGATCATTTGACCTTCCCGCTCTCCATGCCTCTTCGATACACACCTGGTACTTTGGGTACCAATAATACGAAATTATCTTGTTTATATTATAAATAAACGGAATCACAGCATTCTCTTAAGATGACACACTAAAGCAGTACAACACAATCCCAAGTACTCGCTGTGAGCTCCAAAACAACAAGATCGGCGCTGGGCCTAGTCCTTTCGTTCTATAACACAACATGGTATGTATTGTGTCGGTTAGGTATTGGACAACCGAAAGTAGGTATACACCAACAATATTGTGCAGCTCGCCGGAGTGTGCCAATTGTTGAATGTGGTACTGCATGCGCACTGTGTTGCATCAGTCAACGTAAAGGCGCACAGGCGCCATGCATAATGAGGACTAATACAGCCCCGGTTTATATCATACGTTGTACGTATGGGTCCGGCTCCATCCGAACAACATAATTTTTTTTGCCACCTCCACAAGTTCTATAGCAAGTCACACTTTGACTTTGAACTATTATTGGCGGGACGGTATCTAATTGGCGCCCTCTAGCTCGCGGGAGCCTGGAGCATTCCAAATACATTGGCATTCAGTTCGTCTGATGATGGAACACAACATCGGACTTTGTACGAACGAGGGCTTATCACCCAGGGGATTGGGACTGCCTTGTAAGGTTAAGCATGAAATAATGGCATCTTCCTCAAATGCTCTTTTCCAGGATACAATAAGCCTTGTGAGATTGTCTTTGTTCTGTGAGCGATTGAGAAATTCGCGTGACTCGACGATAAAGGCGTGCATAAAGCCAGATGTGAGATGAACTATTCCTGACTGGGCCAAGATTCGAGTATTATCGTGTTGGTCCACTGAATTGAAGATCATGAAAATATTGTCTTATATGAGGGTGCGTTTGCATAGGCACAGCAACCTTCCGGTCATCGATTTTCAGGACTCCGGTCCTCAGATTTATTGCGACAGGACATACATATACATGGGGAAACATAAAAGCTAGGAAGGACGAATTTGGATGTCGACGTGCCCTTGCTTGACAATCGGGCATCATCCCTCGAGTCTTCCAGGAATTGTCGTGCCAGAATATCATCCTTGCTGAGCGTGTTTTGTTGCACGCTCTCGCTCCCTTCTCACTAACCAATCTTTCATATTCTTTGCGTCCTTTTATATAAGCCGGTTAATAATAATGGAGTCAATGAAATATCGAAACAGACCTGTCGTTGCCTCGCGATTAAATTTCTTCGTTCTTGCATCCATGACAAACATTCTGGATTAGGACTTCCGTCAGTTCTTCTGAAGCCCTTTATTTTGTGGTTTACGAATCCAACTTCAGACTGAAGACACCAATCTGAACATTTCCACTTTCCACGGTCAGACGGCGCGAGCTCTGAAAAAATGATCGAACTGAGCGAGCATGCTATTCGCTGAAGTTCGACGTACGAGGTGATGAGTACACGAGCCAAAAGAGCTTGACGCGCTCCAGATTTATGGTCCTAATATGTCAGAACAAGATGTTGAAGGCTATTCTATCGATCAGGTAGGCTCAACCTACTTTTTATTGCGGCAGGTATCACAGAGGCGAATTAGCAGAGCCAACTCTATGGTACAATGTGTCGAATTGCCGCAGGCCTATCTGGCCTGTTAGAATCAAAGTAACTGCGAGGTTAATAGATTGGATGGGGTCATACCGAGCATTCATTGGTAAGTAGCAAAGCTATATAACGGTGACTTGAAATGTCCTTGGGACGCGGTGGGAGATCTGAGTCTCTTTCTACGGCAGACCGCCAAAAGTGTGCAGCGCTCTGGTTGGTGAGCAACAGGTGGAAAGGCTTGCTTGTTCTTGAAAGATAGAGAAGACTTAGAGAATCAAGGTGCCAGATTATCTGATTAGTAAGTTTAGCGTAAGATGCCAGAAAAATTAATATATAGTGATAACAGACTTCAGTTAGAATGTCTAGTGGTATACCGCTCAAGTAATTAAAGTTTAGCTTTTTACCAAAGTGAGCTCAGGATTAGGATATCTTCATACAGGTCTCAAGAATAATTCACTTTACCCTTTGGGCGACAGGCTGTTCAATATTCAAAGTGATGAATCCCTGTAAGGAGTGGCGATGTTAACAAGCGCATGACGTATTTTGGATGCTCAGACAAACTATCGGAAGAGGTAAGCTAACTAAAGGAGAAATTATGATATGGTTCATGGCATTTACCACTGGTATCCGTCGGCATAGCTGGCTCAACACCGGGGCTCAACCCTCTGTAATTATAAATTAGAGCGGGCCAGTAAAGATACCCGTTGATGATACTCCACATTTAAAGATTTTAATCAAGTGTGCTTGAGACTTGGGAGTATGTACGATAGCTTAAGAGGGGGACTAGGGGAAAATAGGTGTAAACCAAGGCAAGTGAGGGGCGCAATACGAGCCCAGGTCTTAGTTTCTGGTATGCTAGCGCTTTAAATGGGATCTCCTATCGTTACGCCCCAAGTTAGAGGGCACAGGCCCATCATCATCGAGAATTAGGAGGGATTTTGGTGTCATGCCACGCACAATATCTGGTTTCGTGGACTTCCAGGACTTAAACGTATATGTATTTGATCAGCATAAGCTCAGCATTTCCGTATCAGTTCCGGGTAACCTCTTTAAAGCATCCCCGTGAGTTGGCTTATTCTAAACGTTAGGACACGTCAATTCTACACAATATCGCGTACCATCTCCTACACAGGCGATCTCCGATGCAAGAAGTCCGGACCCAAGATAGTGGCAACTGTATAGGCTGTGATACTGACCCCGTTACTTACTATTCTCGCACACCGGCCTCAACACCAATCGTGTACCCAGTAACCGTAGACACTGGGCTCCCTTTATGTGCAGGTTTGACTACTTCTCAGACCTGTACATGTGTCGGTCCCTCCTGTAGATTGGTCTATTCTAATGCTATAAATGCATAGTACTGAGAACAGATCAACGATGGGTGAAGAATCTCCGTGACCGCGAGCGAGGCTCGTGGTGATCAATCCAAACTGTGATTAAATATAGTGGCACTATGAATAAAAAGGCAAGTGTATTACGAAGATCCCAAGACACCAGGATATATTCGATGTTGCGAAGCGAGCAATATGAGCGAAAAAAGGAAGAGAGATAGAGTATCGACAATATGAAGACAAACGGCTACATGGCCCGTGCTGAAGCTTCAGCTCAGTCATGGTTGTGTACCTACGCAAGCTACGATGGCACAGAACACTAAGCTATTGAATTCAGGCTTAAGCTTCGTTTATCTTTGTGATCGATAATTACAGGTCAGAAGTGAGCAATCGCGAGTCTTTGGCTATTGGATCCCACCAAATTCCTTAAAAAACACCTTGAATCAATAAAATCTAGTAGCGCTTCAACCTCCTCCGCAACCACCCTAAATTAACACATGTCTCACTTGAAAACCACCAGAAgtgaagaaaaaaaaatagaCGCTTACCCctccacatgtacctccacCCATACAGCCTCCGCCTCCCGAGCATCCACCATTGCTGGCGcccgcgcatacacccatcGGGCCAATATAAAAACCTCCCATAGGAACCATAGGATAAACACCCATCCCAGCTGCACATACACCGGCAGAGTGCTTTCCATCTAGAGGAGACGAAGTCAAGTTCTCCCCGTTCAGTACCCCGCCATCATGAGTAGCGCAAGTTTCGGCCCCATATGGAATAATCGGTGTTCTGAATAAATAGCTATTATTAACTTAGGTTTGATAGGAAAAAAATCTTACAGATTAGGGTCTGGCATGGGAGGCATAAATCCCCGACCATGTCCTGCAGATCGTTGCACATTCATTGCTTCCCATCCATCTGGCGGAACTTTGCCCTTGTCCACATACGACTTCATCTGCTTGTCCCACTTGGCGTACATAAGTGCTCTGTTATTACGGCGACTCTGGAACAAAGGCTGTCCCGTGATAATCATAGAATTATGCTCAGAAGGATGCGTAGTTGGCGCATCGCATTCATGGGTGGAAATAAGCTGCGGGCGAGAGTTGGAGAATTCGACGGCCTTGCCCTTTCCCCGGAATATTCGTGAAATCGATTCGCCTGGGttgaaaggcttgtgtgttgGTGGGCGTGAGCAACCACAGACATGATAAGGGACACCCCATCGTTGCTGCACATAATATTGGTTGGAGATGAAATGACTACCGCAAATCATTATACATACTTCCCAATACTTCGCTGTCTGCTCGTATGCCTCTGATAGCTTGTTCTCTTCGACCTTGTCATCATGATCAATGAACTGTCCCAGGACTTCTAAAGTCCATATCCTTTTCGGTTTCGTATGAGCAATAATTAGAAATACGGTGGATGGGACTTTACCGGTAGCTCTGTTGTTTCAACTGATGGGTGTGCCATGCAAGATCCTGTAAAAGGCTATGAGAAATGTATGCATTGAAAATACAGCTAAAGCACATACAATATCCTATGCATAAAAAATCAATGCACATATATGCGTCTATTGCTAAATTTACTTACAAGCGTCGGAACAAGCATTTTTCGACTTAACTGGCTCATGACATCCAGCCAAGCATGATAGCGGGCGATGCATCGATGAATTACGGTACAGTCATGATCAAATGCCTGAGGCTTTGTCCAGCCTAATCCAAGCATCTTGTCGATGAAACCTCCTTGGCGAAGGATCTGGATGAACATCGCGTATATCTGTAAGCAAGGTACCAGATAACAGGTAATGAAGACGTTACCGCGCCGCAAAGCTCTATAGAAAAAGGATAGTATGGGCATCGGTAGTAGCTTAAAATACGAGTAACCCTAGAACCAGATGAAGTGGTCGTTTGTGCGTACTGTTGATCACACTTACTGTGATCCTCCTCCTTTTAAACTTAACCCATTTTTGAGAGAGGTCTC encodes:
- a CDS encoding calcium-binding protein 39, which gives rise to MNFFKAKQRTPSEIVRGLRDAINKLDAGPPGSETRRKASEDVTKGLQQVKGFLHGDGDPGPELVAQLATEAYAADLLPALVKSCAKFDFEARKDAAQVFSLLLRRQIGSRSPTVEYIVTREVIVFDALKGYENEEIALSTGLILKEMIKHEPIARILLYSDQFYSFPHYIEDTTFGVSCDAFANLKETLTRHKPMVAEYLEANYDRFFTMYTSLLVSSNYVTKRQSLKLLGEILLDRANFNVMTRYIGVEASFNFSFEYLFDTDLGFTWKIVLNAFDANLKMMMNLLRDKSRNIQFEAFHVFKVFVANPKKPAQIEAILRRNKDKLLTFLRDFHNDKEDEQFSVSP